The following are encoded together in the Planococcus antarcticus DSM 14505 genome:
- the rsmD gene encoding 16S rRNA (guanine(966)-N(2))-methyltransferase RsmD → MRVVAGSVKGIPLKAVTGNSTRPTTDKVKESIFNMIGPFFDGGYALDLFAGSGGLGIEALSRGIDRVIFTDKDKRAVETIQANLEKTRLSDRAEIYRADAERAVKAIKKNGIQARLVFLDPPYHMTKSYDLMDKAGELEIVTKDAIIVCEHDREVELPDRTRYFERYKKELYGSTIISIYRYQGEEGERID, encoded by the coding sequence ATGCGTGTTGTAGCAGGCTCAGTTAAAGGGATTCCGTTGAAGGCGGTGACTGGCAATTCTACCAGACCGACCACGGACAAAGTGAAGGAATCTATTTTCAATATGATCGGCCCATTTTTTGACGGGGGCTATGCTTTGGATTTATTTGCAGGAAGCGGTGGATTGGGCATCGAAGCCCTTAGCCGTGGTATCGATCGGGTCATTTTCACCGACAAAGACAAACGAGCTGTAGAGACGATTCAGGCAAACCTAGAGAAGACGCGCCTGTCAGATCGCGCAGAGATTTACCGCGCAGATGCAGAACGTGCAGTCAAAGCGATTAAAAAAAATGGGATACAAGCGAGACTAGTGTTTCTGGATCCGCCCTACCACATGACAAAATCCTACGATCTTATGGACAAAGCGGGAGAATTGGAAATTGTCACGAAAGATGCCATTATAGTCTGTGAACATGATCGGGAGGTAGAGCTTCCGGATCGCACCCGGTATTTTGAGCGTTACAAAAAAGAGCTATATGGAAGCACCATTATTTCAATTTACCGCTATCAGGGGGAAGAAGGAGAACGTATTGACTAA
- the coaD gene encoding pantetheine-phosphate adenylyltransferase, with amino-acid sequence MTKIAVVPGSFDPITMGHLDIIKRASTIFDEVKVVVMNNSSKNPLFNVDERMELIAEVTQSFPNVKVDSFSGLLIDYSVEVQANAIVRGLRAVSDFEYEMQITSMNRFLNENIETLFMISNNQYSFLSSSIVKEVAKYKGNITGLVPEAVEKALHLKFQ; translated from the coding sequence TTGACTAAAATTGCTGTAGTTCCGGGAAGCTTTGACCCGATTACCATGGGGCACTTGGATATTATTAAACGAGCTTCCACTATTTTCGATGAAGTAAAAGTGGTCGTCATGAATAATTCTTCAAAAAATCCGTTGTTCAATGTTGATGAGCGCATGGAACTAATCGCTGAAGTGACGCAATCTTTTCCGAATGTCAAAGTGGATTCATTCTCGGGTTTACTGATCGATTATTCAGTTGAAGTCCAAGCTAATGCTATTGTTCGTGGTTTGCGCGCAGTCAGTGATTTTGAATACGAAATGCAAATTACGTCCATGAACCGGTTTTTAAATGAAAACATTGAAACTTTGTTTATGATATCAAATAACCAATACTCATTCCTCAGCTCTAGTATTGTAAAAGAAGTGGCTAAATATAAAGGGAATATTACCGGTCTGGTTCCGGAGGCAGTTGAAAAAGCTCTTCATTTAAAATTTCAGTAA
- a CDS encoding YlbG family protein yields the protein MHDRQGLIVYVHHLKQAKSLRKFGHVHYISRKLKYVVLYMDQDIIEATKTKLNKLPYVKQVLESYRPFLKTEYENAKPDKAKEYDYKIGL from the coding sequence ATGCATGATCGCCAAGGTCTCATTGTCTATGTGCATCATTTAAAACAAGCCAAATCGTTGCGGAAGTTCGGGCACGTCCATTATATTTCACGTAAATTGAAATATGTAGTTCTTTATATGGATCAAGATATCATTGAAGCAACCAAAACAAAGCTGAACAAATTACCTTACGTAAAACAAGTGCTCGAGTCTTATCGCCCATTCCTTAAAACAGAATATGAAAATGCCAAGCCGGATAAAGCTAAGGAATACGATTATAAAATTGGCCTGTGA
- a CDS encoding DUF7147 family protein, whose protein sequence is MNQRFIELGEGYGDIYELRELITSNQQRFTYGFVFISTNPQGQDVLSIAAAFKPASEGNFMPIYICREGIPVDSKRLKVFEQAVAQIEHTPIKMEVKHSSVYADRKFYYNHLISVLRLNHYIPPMQ, encoded by the coding sequence GTGAATCAACGTTTTATTGAACTCGGAGAAGGGTACGGAGATATTTATGAGCTCCGTGAACTCATCACAAGCAATCAACAACGCTTTACGTATGGATTTGTCTTTATTTCAACGAATCCGCAAGGTCAGGATGTATTATCCATTGCGGCTGCATTCAAACCGGCTTCAGAGGGTAATTTCATGCCGATTTATATTTGCCGAGAAGGAATTCCCGTCGATTCCAAGCGGCTAAAAGTTTTCGAGCAAGCAGTCGCACAAATAGAGCACACTCCCATCAAGATGGAAGTGAAGCATTCATCCGTCTATGCCGATAGAAAATTCTATTACAACCATCTAATTTCAGTTTTAAGGCTAAATCATTATATTCCACCAATGCAATAA